TGGGTAGAGATTCTTTTCTGCAAATTTGGGATATAGAGGCCATCAATTCTTCGATATTGTCTCCATGTAACGCACTTACTGTAAAGACTTTAATGCCTTTTTTCATAAAGAACTCCGTAGTAGATTCAACAGCTTGCTTTAAATCACTGTCGGAGCTTGCCAGATCTATTTTGTTTATAATTATCAAATGAGGCAATTCCAAGAGGGCTCGATTGTAATGTTCAAACTCTTTTTTCAAGGTTTGCCACTGTTTTATCAAAGAGTATCCTTCTTTTTCTCTTCCCAAATCCAGGACAAAAAGCAGCATCCTCGTTCTTTCAATATGTCTTAAAAAGGCGTGCCCTAGACCCTTGTTCATATGAGCTCCATCGATCAAGCCAGGAATATCGGCTATTACTATCCGTTCCTTATCAGTTTTTAATACGCCAAGGTTAGGTGTGATAGTGGTGAACGGATAGTTTGCTATTAGCGGATTAGCGTTTGACATGGCGGCTAATAGGCTTGACTTACCGGCATTCGGAAGACCCACCAACCCTACATCAGCAAGAACTTTCAATTCGAGGTTTAACGTCCTTTTCTCTCCAGGTTCCCCTTTTTCAGCGTACCTGGGGGCTCTTCTCCTAGAAGATGCAAACCTGGCGTTACCAAGTCCTCCTCTACCTCCCCTAGCGGCGATAAATCTATCTCCTGGCACGATGAGGTCAGCGTAGACTTCTCCGGTTTCAGCGTCTTTAATTATGGTTCCGCATGGGACTTTTATTATGAGGTCCTCTCCGTTTCGGCCATGGCGATTGGAGCTGAGACCATTACCCCCGTTTTCAGCTTTGTAGTATCTTTGATAAGTTAAATCAGCTAAGGTGTGAATGTTGTTAGAAGCCTCAAGTATTACATCT
The DNA window shown above is from Thermovirga lienii DSM 17291 and carries:
- a CDS encoding GTP-binding protein Obg/CgtA (PFAM: GTPase of unknown function; GTP1/OBG; Domain of unknown function (DUF1967)~TIGRFAM: Obg family GTPase CgtA; Obg family GTPase CgtA, C-terminal extension; small GTP-binding protein domain~COGs: COG0536 GTPase~InterProIPR014100: IPR006073: IPR015349: IPR006169: IPR 002917~KEGG: aco:Amico_0843 GTP-binding protein Obg/CgtA~PFAM: GTP1/OBG sub domain protein; GTP-binding protein HSR1-related; GTP1/OBG domain protein~SPTR: GTP-binding protein Obg/CgtA;~TIGRFAM: GTP-binding protein Obg/CgtA; Obg family GTPase CgtA), whose translation is MKFVDTAKIIVEAGKGGNGCSSFRREKYVPKGGPDGGDGGKGGDVILEASNNIHTLADLTYQRYYKAENGGNGLSSNRHGRNGEDLIIKVPCGTIIKDAETGEVYADLIVPGDRFIAARGGRGGLGNARFASSRRRAPRYAEKGEPGEKRTLNLELKVLADVGLVGLPNAGKSSLLAAMSNANPLIANYPFTTITPNLGVLKTDKERIVIADIPGLIDGAHMNKGLGHAFLRHIERTRMLLFVLDLGREKEGYSLIKQWQTLKKEFEHYNRALLELPHLIIINKIDLASSDSDLKQAVESTTEFFMKKGIKVFTVSALHGDNIEELMASISQICRKESLPKREPKTYEVHVDKEYEKTIPPEIVVEKTSRGKIFRVKQPFLEKKVQMYNYDIEGSIDRLQRLLKSYEIEELLKKAGIKEGDSVIIGNLEFEYIPDTDTDIE